From Streptomyces griseorubiginosus, one genomic window encodes:
- a CDS encoding glycoside hydrolase family 127 protein, which produces MAPSRGRLRPLGLDEVRITGGFWAGRREVNATATLDHCREWVDRVGWTANFTAPVEARRGREFADSDIYKLLEAMTWAGVGFDPVTETIAAAQEPDGYLNTHFGRPGQQPRYSDLEWGHELYCYGHLIQAGVAQIRTRGEDALAKIARRAADHVCAAFGPGGIEGVCGHPEIETALVELARATGEQRYLDQAALFVDRRGRGTLADGEFGRAYYQDDIPIRQATVLRGHAVRALYLAAGAVDVAVETGDEQLLAAVVRQWEATVARRTYLTGGMGSHHRDESFGDDFVLPPDRAYSETCAAVASVMLSWRLLLATGEPRFADLAERTLLNVVATSPAEDGRSFFYANTLHRRRRGTVPAPDAESPRAESGLRAPWFAVSCCPTNVARTLALLPTYLATTDDGGVQLHQYADAEISVGAVGLSVRTDYPSGGTVTVRVTRAPDHPWTLSLRVPSWTAGAEAALVDTDGTRRAVTPGTATVTRVFRPGDEIRLELPVAPRWIVPDPRVDAVRGTVAVQRGPLVYCAESVDLPDGRDVDAVRVDPAAEPVDGPDGTVVAPGELAEPPTRAWPYQPLDRAGVPTAEERGIALVPYNSWANRGPSTMRVWLPTTPR; this is translated from the coding sequence GTGGCGCCGAGCCGCGGCCGGCTACGCCCGCTCGGCCTCGACGAGGTCCGGATCACCGGCGGCTTCTGGGCCGGGCGCCGGGAGGTCAACGCCACCGCGACCCTCGACCACTGCCGGGAGTGGGTGGACCGCGTCGGCTGGACCGCCAACTTCACCGCACCCGTGGAGGCCCGGCGCGGACGGGAGTTCGCCGACTCCGACATCTACAAACTGCTCGAGGCGATGACCTGGGCGGGCGTCGGCTTCGACCCGGTCACCGAGACGATCGCCGCCGCCCAGGAACCCGACGGCTACCTCAACACCCACTTCGGCCGCCCCGGCCAGCAGCCCCGCTACAGCGACCTCGAATGGGGCCACGAGCTGTACTGCTACGGCCACTTGATCCAGGCCGGGGTCGCGCAGATCCGCACCCGGGGCGAGGACGCACTGGCGAAGATCGCCCGACGCGCCGCCGACCACGTGTGCGCCGCCTTCGGACCAGGGGGCATCGAAGGCGTCTGCGGCCACCCCGAGATCGAGACGGCCCTGGTCGAACTGGCCCGCGCCACCGGCGAACAGCGCTACCTCGACCAGGCCGCCCTCTTCGTCGACCGCCGAGGCCGGGGCACCCTCGCCGACGGCGAGTTCGGCCGCGCCTACTACCAGGACGACATCCCCATACGTCAGGCGACGGTCCTGCGCGGCCACGCCGTCCGCGCCCTCTACCTCGCCGCCGGCGCGGTCGACGTGGCCGTGGAGACGGGCGACGAACAACTCCTCGCGGCCGTCGTACGGCAGTGGGAGGCCACGGTCGCCCGCCGCACCTATCTGACCGGCGGCATGGGCTCCCACCACCGCGACGAGTCCTTCGGCGACGATTTCGTCCTGCCGCCCGACCGCGCCTACTCGGAGACCTGCGCCGCCGTCGCCTCGGTGATGCTCAGCTGGCGGCTCCTCCTCGCCACCGGCGAACCACGCTTCGCCGACCTCGCCGAGCGGACCCTGCTCAACGTCGTCGCGACCTCACCCGCCGAGGACGGCCGCTCCTTCTTCTACGCCAACACCCTGCACCGCCGCCGACGCGGCACCGTCCCCGCGCCGGACGCCGAGAGCCCGCGCGCCGAATCCGGCCTGCGCGCCCCCTGGTTCGCGGTGTCCTGCTGCCCGACCAACGTGGCCCGCACCCTGGCCCTGCTGCCCACCTACCTGGCCACGACGGACGACGGGGGCGTCCAGCTCCACCAGTACGCCGACGCGGAGATCTCGGTGGGCGCGGTCGGCCTGAGCGTCCGCACCGACTACCCGTCCGGCGGAACCGTGACCGTGCGGGTCACCCGGGCTCCGGACCATCCCTGGACCCTGTCCCTGCGCGTCCCCTCCTGGACCGCGGGCGCCGAGGCCGCGCTGGTCGACACGGACGGGACCCGCCGCGCGGTCACCCCGGGCACCGCCACGGTCACCCGGGTCTTCCGCCCCGGCGACGAGATCCGGCTCGAACTGCCCGTCGCCCCGCGCTGGATCGTCCCGGACCCCCGCGTCGACGCGGTGCGCGGCACGGTCGCCGTCCAGCGCGGCCCCCTCGTGTACTGCGCCGAGTCCGTGGACCTGCCGGACGGGCGGGACGTCGACGCCGTACGGGTGGATCCGGCCGCCGAGCCGGTGGACGGGCCGGACGGCACGGTCGTGGCGCCGGGTGAGCTGGCCGAGCCACCCACTCGGGCATGGCCCTATCAGCCGCTGGACCGGGCCGGGGTTCCCACCGCCGAAGAGCGCGGGATCGCGCTGGTGCCGTACAACTCCTGGGCGAACCGGGGTCCTTCGACGATGCGGGTGTGGCTGCCGACGACCCCACGCTGA
- a CDS encoding carbohydrate ABC transporter permease produces MPTRTLARTPYYVVAGGLAVIFLFPLLWNTWASVSAQPGTAQESGYGLGNYRTLLDYDAGLWRYLLNSTVVSALTVALTVGVSLLGGYAFARFQFPGKNLLFLLTLAILMVPYATLLIPLYVLLGRLHLQNSLIGLSLVLAMFQLPFATFMMRISFEAVPRELEESALVDGCGTAGALRRVLLPAVRPGLITVGLFAFLAAWNDFIAPLILISDSEKAPLPLAVANLRQQSMGAVDYGATEAGVVVLAVPCLLVFLLLQRHYVRGFMSGALKG; encoded by the coding sequence GTGCCCACCCGAACGCTCGCCCGTACGCCCTACTACGTCGTCGCCGGCGGCCTCGCCGTCATCTTCCTCTTCCCGCTGCTGTGGAACACCTGGGCCTCGGTGAGCGCCCAGCCCGGCACCGCCCAGGAGTCCGGCTACGGCCTCGGCAACTACCGAACCCTGCTCGACTACGACGCCGGCCTGTGGCGCTACCTCCTCAACTCGACCGTCGTCTCGGCCCTCACGGTCGCCCTGACCGTCGGGGTGTCCCTGCTCGGCGGCTACGCCTTCGCCCGCTTCCAATTCCCCGGCAAGAACCTGCTGTTCCTGCTGACCCTGGCCATCCTCATGGTCCCGTACGCCACCCTCCTCATCCCCCTCTACGTCCTCCTCGGCCGGCTGCACCTCCAGAACTCCCTGATCGGGCTGAGCCTGGTCCTTGCCATGTTCCAACTCCCGTTCGCCACCTTCATGATGCGGATCTCCTTCGAGGCCGTCCCGCGCGAACTGGAGGAGTCGGCCCTCGTCGACGGCTGCGGCACGGCGGGCGCCCTGCGCCGGGTGCTGCTCCCGGCGGTGCGACCGGGACTGATCACCGTCGGCCTGTTCGCCTTCCTCGCCGCCTGGAACGACTTCATCGCCCCGCTGATCCTCATCTCGGACAGCGAGAAGGCGCCCCTGCCGCTGGCCGTCGCCAACCTGCGCCAACAGAGCATGGGCGCCGTCGACTACGGCGCCACCGAGGCGGGCGTGGTGGTCCTCGCCGTGCCCTGTCTCCTCGTGTTCCTGCTACTGCAACGGCACTACGTGCGCGGATTCATGTCCGGTGCCCTGAAGGGATGA
- a CDS encoding sugar ABC transporter permease: MQVRTPDRVSVEPPVRTDPAPRRRARWWLSRNSRTLQGLGYAAPTAAFVALFFVLPLLLVGQMSLHDWPLLAGDRGGNAPENYTDVTDSTLFWPAVRFTLLYTGIVTVVLLGLALLLALLVQESRPGTGFFRTVYFLPGALGLASASLLFWGMYSPTTGPLSRPLEKLGLVDGPVSFLGTPTSALLSTVFLVVWKFAGFYMLILLVGLQRIPHELYEAARMDGAGRGQIFRSVTLPLLRPSLALSLLLCVTGSLLAFDQFFVLTKGGPDNSTVTVVQLIYREAFQRLDLGTAAALSILVLAALLLLNALQFRGLRHADES, translated from the coding sequence ATGCAGGTGAGGACACCGGACCGGGTGAGCGTCGAACCCCCGGTCCGGACGGACCCGGCGCCCCGTCGCCGCGCGCGGTGGTGGCTCTCCCGCAATTCCCGCACCCTTCAGGGCCTCGGCTACGCCGCCCCGACGGCCGCGTTCGTCGCCCTCTTCTTCGTCCTCCCGCTGCTCCTCGTCGGCCAGATGTCGCTGCACGACTGGCCGCTGCTCGCCGGGGACCGGGGCGGCAACGCCCCCGAGAACTACACCGACGTCACCGACAGCACCCTGTTCTGGCCCGCCGTCCGCTTCACGCTCCTCTACACGGGCATCGTCACGGTCGTCCTCCTCGGCCTCGCGCTCCTCCTCGCCCTGCTGGTGCAGGAGTCCCGCCCCGGCACCGGCTTCTTCCGCACGGTCTACTTCCTGCCGGGCGCCCTCGGACTGGCGTCGGCCTCCCTCCTCTTCTGGGGCATGTACAGCCCGACCACCGGCCCCCTCAGCCGCCCCCTGGAGAAGCTCGGACTCGTGGACGGGCCGGTGTCCTTCCTCGGCACACCGACCTCCGCCCTGCTGTCGACGGTGTTCCTCGTCGTGTGGAAGTTCGCCGGGTTCTACATGCTGATCCTGCTGGTCGGCCTCCAGCGCATCCCGCACGAGCTGTACGAGGCCGCCCGCATGGACGGCGCCGGCCGCGGCCAGATCTTCCGGTCCGTCACGCTGCCCCTGCTGCGACCGTCCCTCGCACTGTCCCTGCTCCTGTGCGTGACCGGATCCCTGCTCGCCTTCGACCAGTTCTTCGTCCTCACCAAGGGCGGACCCGACAACAGCACGGTGACGGTGGTGCAGTTGATCTACCGGGAGGCCTTCCAGCGGCTCGACCTCGGTACGGCGGCGGCCCTCTCGATCCTCGTCCTGGCCGCGCTGCTGCTCCTCAACGCCCTCCAGTTCCGCGGACTGCGCCACGCCGACGAGTCATGA
- a CDS encoding sugar ABC transporter substrate-binding protein, producing the protein MGSPTTSPGRIHRLIAAAVALIATAALATACGSGDGDKGGGGGGGGAADAKGVDDGATLTMWTRAATRPQSEALVKAYNAKHRNKVELTVVPTDDYQTKVGAAAGSKDLPDLFASDVVFVPNYTSSGLFADLTDRIDALPFADDLAQSHIKAGTYDGKKYVVPHTLDLSVLFYNKDLYRKAKLDPEKPPTTLAEWDRQARAVDKLGGGVNGTFFGGNCGGCGVFTWWPSIWAAGDDVLNKDGTEADLASGTAKKVYDTYRGWVQDDIVAPGARDETGVTWTGVFPKGKVGVMPMPSTTLGLMPKDLDLGVAPIPGPDGGKSTFVGGDAIGISATSDKADQAWNFLAWSVGDEAQVDVVAAHKDVVARTDLASNKYSEADPRLVTVNQLVADGRTPYALKFGQTFNDPNGPWLTLMRDAVFGDAAKVDKDNEAVTASLGD; encoded by the coding sequence ATGGGGAGCCCGACCACGTCACCGGGACGGATCCATCGTCTGATCGCCGCGGCGGTCGCCCTGATCGCCACCGCCGCGCTGGCCACGGCCTGCGGATCCGGCGACGGCGACAAGGGCGGCGGGGGAGGGGGAGGCGGCGCGGCCGACGCCAAGGGCGTCGACGACGGAGCCACCCTCACCATGTGGACCCGCGCGGCGACCCGCCCGCAGAGCGAGGCACTTGTCAAGGCGTACAACGCCAAGCACAGGAACAAGGTCGAGCTGACCGTCGTCCCCACCGACGACTACCAGACCAAGGTCGGCGCGGCGGCCGGGTCGAAGGACCTCCCCGATCTCTTCGCCTCCGACGTGGTGTTCGTCCCGAACTACACCTCCAGCGGGCTCTTCGCCGACCTCACCGACCGGATCGACGCCCTGCCCTTCGCCGACGACCTCGCCCAGTCGCACATCAAGGCGGGCACCTACGACGGCAAGAAGTACGTCGTCCCGCACACCCTCGACCTGTCGGTGCTCTTCTACAACAAGGACCTCTACCGCAAGGCGAAGCTCGACCCCGAGAAGCCGCCCACCACGCTCGCCGAATGGGACCGACAGGCGCGCGCTGTCGACAAGTTGGGCGGGGGCGTCAACGGCACCTTCTTCGGCGGCAACTGCGGCGGCTGCGGTGTCTTCACCTGGTGGCCCTCGATCTGGGCCGCCGGCGACGACGTACTGAACAAGGACGGCACCGAGGCCGACCTCGCCTCCGGCACCGCCAAGAAGGTCTACGACACCTACCGCGGCTGGGTCCAGGACGACATCGTGGCCCCCGGCGCCCGCGACGAGACCGGAGTGACCTGGACCGGAGTCTTCCCGAAGGGCAAGGTCGGCGTGATGCCGATGCCCTCGACGACCCTGGGCCTGATGCCCAAGGACCTCGACCTCGGCGTCGCCCCGATCCCCGGACCCGACGGCGGAAAGTCCACCTTCGTCGGCGGTGACGCCATCGGCATCTCCGCCACCAGCGACAAGGCCGACCAGGCCTGGAACTTCCTCGCCTGGTCCGTGGGCGACGAGGCACAGGTCGACGTGGTCGCCGCGCACAAGGACGTGGTCGCGCGCACCGACCTCGCGTCCAACAAGTACTCCGAGGCGGATCCGCGCCTGGTCACCGTCAACCAGCTGGTCGCGGACGGCCGTACCCCTTACGCCCTGAAGTTCGGCCAGACCTTCAACGACCCCAACGGGCCCTGGCTGACCCTGATGCGCGACGCCGTCTTCGGGGACGCGGCGAAGGTCGACAAGGACAACGAGGCCGTCACCGCCTCCCTGGGCGACTGA
- a CDS encoding LacI family DNA-binding transcriptional regulator, which translates to MTSAPGPARAHTATLTDVARLAGVSVATASKALNGRSQVRAETRQRVIEAAERLSFRPNQLARGLLAGRTGTVGLLTSDLEGRFSIPILMGAEDAFGAGEVAVFLCDARGDAIREQHHVRALLGRRVDGLIVVGSRTDPRPSLGRDLPVPVVYAYAPSDDPADLSIVPDNVDAGRIAVEHLLACGRTRIAHISGDPGYLAARDRADGARAALAAAGLDFVGEPRFAEWSEGWGRAGTAMLLERHPEVDAVLCGSDQIARGVIEILRERGHKVPEDVAVMGFDNWQILTSASRPQLTSVDMNLEQVGRAAAQALFGAIAGAPRAGVETLPCRVVIRGSTAHLS; encoded by the coding sequence ATGACATCCGCACCCGGCCCCGCTCGTGCGCACACCGCGACCCTCACCGACGTGGCCCGGCTGGCCGGCGTCTCGGTGGCCACCGCCTCCAAGGCCCTCAACGGCCGCAGCCAGGTGCGCGCCGAGACCCGGCAGCGGGTGATCGAGGCGGCCGAGCGGCTGTCGTTCCGGCCCAACCAGCTGGCCCGCGGTCTGCTCGCCGGGCGGACCGGCACCGTCGGACTGCTCACCAGCGACTTGGAGGGCAGGTTCAGCATTCCGATCCTGATGGGCGCCGAGGACGCGTTCGGCGCGGGCGAGGTCGCGGTGTTCCTGTGCGACGCGCGCGGTGACGCGATCCGCGAGCAGCACCATGTGCGCGCGCTCCTCGGACGCCGGGTCGACGGACTGATCGTGGTGGGCAGCAGGACCGATCCGCGCCCATCGCTCGGCCGTGACCTGCCCGTTCCCGTCGTGTACGCCTACGCCCCCTCGGACGATCCGGCGGATCTGTCGATCGTGCCCGACAACGTGGACGCGGGCCGGATCGCGGTCGAGCACCTGCTGGCCTGCGGCCGCACCCGGATCGCGCACATCAGCGGAGACCCGGGCTATCTCGCGGCGCGGGACCGGGCGGACGGGGCCCGGGCGGCGCTCGCCGCGGCGGGGCTGGACTTCGTCGGGGAGCCACGGTTCGCGGAGTGGTCCGAGGGGTGGGGGCGGGCCGGTACCGCGATGCTGCTGGAGCGGCATCCCGAGGTGGACGCGGTGCTCTGCGGCAGCGATCAGATCGCGCGCGGGGTCATCGAGATCCTGCGGGAGCGCGGGCACAAGGTGCCGGAGGACGTGGCGGTGATGGGCTTCGACAACTGGCAGATCCTGACCTCCGCGTCCCGGCCGCAGCTGACGAGCGTCGACATGAACCTGGAGCAGGTCGGGCGGGCGGCGGCGCAGGCGTTGTTCGGGGCGATCGCGGGGGCCCCGCGGGCTGGGGTGGAGACGCTGCCCTGCCGGGTGGTGATCCGGGGGTCCACGGCTCACCTGTCCTGA
- a CDS encoding discoidin domain-containing protein, with the protein MRRRTEPILQRLLVVLTLLLCSVSLAAPARAAQTIGFPTFTGPAIPAPPVAQTTGDMMRAIYDAESSGTDFWMDRLLARTGDDPAGPWLMSRGRALFMKEHNPAQLGFGGKVAYWESVNDNSAYTVAITPGTFTEQVSQRRQTPSHWKSVHTSGSVSVEQTKFITDNNVAVTNLAIKNNGGSSTTLQLRATSPYATTGTGSELTGQVNAYNNLTTLRPRLTGDGFTVSSGGLNRSVTIAAGATVTAKVVMGFVTDEIPESLTEYNAYAGYSPATAFATHVKAYNLWWAQNVPYIDVPEPAIKKSIYYRWWLMRFNNLDADIPGQTFQFPTSTEGVLGYNNAIALTQPMHIDDLKYLRNPAYAYGDWLSVGQISKGGRFLDNPGDPANWSNSYTQYIAEAAWKSYQIHGGQPAIANQLAHYAEGDVKGQLAYYDHDNNKLIEYDWGALTGNDADAVSFHWKPGNMDRAESAYQYSGALAAAQAYEATGNTAKATEMRTLANQIKDAIVNVLWNPNRQLFEHRLKSTNEWVPWKEINNYYPFSVGAVPNTAAYKQALRLYDDPAQYPVFPFYTANQVDKKAAADAGEPGSNNFSTINSTVQFRLYSSVLRNYPNSWMNATDYKKLLYWNAWAQYVGGNTQWPDANEFWADWNGSAITYRSWIHHNILGSSNWTVIEDVAGLRPRNDDKVELSPIDIGWDHFTVNNLRYRGADLSIVWDDPADGVVRYPGIPEGYSVYVNGSRVATVSSLVPLTWDPATGDVTTSGTVTHHTAVAGLKAPNQVVQDSPRMVDMLAKAGVDLTADLPNLAAGATVSASSTGSGSSAAGAVDGYPTNEPFWGAGGSAAQDWYELNFGTSRTLNEVRLYFKDSRPASTTYRAPSAYTVQYYNGSSWVDAPSQTKSPAAPRANYNLVRFPAVSTQRIRVLATNASGARTGLTEVKVYNRGGVQPPANQATSATASASYTSAWESVNAVNDGIDPPSSNDTVNPRWGTWPETGQQWAELTWPAAKTLNRADVYFFDDDQGIDMPASWRLQYWNGSAYVDVPGASGYPLAKNQYNSVTFTATNTTRLRVLLTSNGTNSVGLLEAKVYGP; encoded by the coding sequence ATGCGAAGACGAACAGAGCCCATCCTCCAGCGCCTCCTCGTGGTCCTGACCCTCCTGCTCTGTTCCGTCTCCCTCGCGGCCCCCGCCCGCGCCGCGCAGACCATCGGTTTCCCCACCTTCACCGGGCCCGCGATCCCGGCCCCGCCCGTCGCCCAGACCACCGGCGACATGATGCGGGCGATCTACGACGCGGAGAGCTCGGGCACCGACTTCTGGATGGACCGCCTGCTGGCCCGCACCGGCGACGACCCGGCGGGGCCCTGGCTGATGAGCCGTGGCCGTGCCCTCTTCATGAAGGAGCACAACCCCGCCCAGCTCGGCTTCGGCGGCAAGGTCGCCTACTGGGAGAGCGTCAACGACAACAGCGCCTACACGGTCGCGATCACCCCGGGCACCTTCACCGAACAGGTCTCCCAGCGCCGCCAGACGCCCAGCCACTGGAAGAGCGTCCACACCAGCGGCTCGGTCTCGGTCGAGCAGACCAAGTTCATCACCGACAACAACGTGGCCGTGACCAACCTGGCCATCAAGAACAACGGCGGCAGCTCGACCACCCTGCAACTGCGGGCCACGTCGCCGTACGCCACGACAGGCACCGGCAGCGAGCTGACCGGCCAGGTCAACGCCTACAACAACCTCACCACCCTCCGGCCCCGCCTCACCGGCGACGGCTTCACCGTCTCCAGCGGCGGCCTCAACCGGTCGGTGACAATCGCGGCCGGGGCCACGGTGACCGCCAAGGTGGTGATGGGCTTCGTCACCGACGAGATCCCAGAGTCGCTGACCGAGTACAACGCCTACGCCGGCTACTCCCCCGCGACCGCCTTCGCCACCCACGTCAAGGCCTACAACCTGTGGTGGGCGCAGAACGTGCCCTACATCGACGTCCCCGAGCCGGCGATCAAGAAGAGCATCTACTACCGCTGGTGGCTGATGCGCTTCAACAACCTCGACGCGGACATCCCCGGCCAGACCTTCCAGTTCCCGACCTCCACGGAGGGCGTCCTCGGCTACAACAACGCGATCGCGCTGACCCAGCCGATGCACATCGACGACCTCAAGTACCTGCGCAACCCCGCCTATGCGTACGGCGACTGGCTGAGCGTCGGCCAGATCTCCAAGGGCGGCCGCTTCCTCGACAACCCGGGTGACCCGGCGAACTGGTCCAACAGCTACACCCAGTACATCGCCGAGGCGGCCTGGAAGAGCTACCAGATCCACGGCGGCCAACCCGCGATCGCGAACCAGCTCGCCCACTACGCCGAGGGCGACGTGAAGGGACAGCTGGCCTACTACGACCACGACAACAACAAGCTGATCGAGTACGACTGGGGCGCCCTGACCGGCAACGACGCCGACGCCGTCTCCTTCCACTGGAAGCCCGGGAACATGGACCGCGCCGAGTCCGCCTACCAGTACAGCGGCGCCCTCGCCGCCGCGCAGGCGTACGAGGCGACCGGCAACACGGCCAAGGCGACGGAGATGCGCACCCTGGCGAACCAGATCAAGGACGCCATCGTCAACGTGCTCTGGAACCCCAACCGGCAGCTGTTCGAACACCGGCTGAAGTCGACCAACGAGTGGGTGCCCTGGAAGGAGATCAACAACTACTACCCGTTCTCGGTCGGCGCGGTCCCCAACACCGCTGCGTACAAGCAGGCGTTGCGCCTGTACGACGACCCGGCCCAGTACCCGGTCTTCCCCTTCTACACGGCCAACCAGGTCGACAAGAAGGCGGCCGCCGACGCGGGCGAGCCCGGCTCCAACAACTTCTCGACCATCAACTCCACGGTCCAGTTCCGGCTCTACTCCTCGGTGCTGCGCAACTACCCCAACTCCTGGATGAACGCGACCGACTACAAGAAGCTCCTCTACTGGAACGCCTGGGCGCAGTACGTCGGCGGCAACACCCAGTGGCCGGACGCCAACGAGTTCTGGGCCGACTGGAACGGCAGCGCGATCACCTACCGCTCCTGGATCCACCACAACATCCTCGGCAGCAGCAACTGGACCGTGATCGAGGACGTGGCGGGCCTCAGGCCCCGCAACGACGACAAGGTCGAGCTCTCCCCCATCGACATCGGCTGGGACCACTTCACGGTGAACAACCTCCGCTACCGGGGCGCCGACCTGTCGATCGTCTGGGACGACCCGGCCGACGGCGTGGTGCGCTACCCGGGCATCCCGGAGGGCTACTCGGTCTACGTGAACGGCAGCCGGGTCGCCACCGTCTCCTCGCTGGTGCCCCTCACCTGGGACCCGGCCACCGGTGACGTCACCACCAGCGGCACGGTCACCCACCACACGGCCGTCGCCGGGCTCAAGGCGCCGAACCAGGTCGTGCAGGACAGCCCCCGCATGGTCGACATGCTCGCCAAGGCGGGCGTCGACCTCACCGCCGACCTGCCCAACCTCGCCGCCGGGGCGACCGTGTCCGCCTCCTCCACCGGTTCCGGGAGCAGCGCCGCCGGGGCGGTCGACGGCTACCCCACCAACGAGCCGTTCTGGGGCGCGGGCGGATCAGCCGCCCAGGACTGGTACGAGCTGAACTTCGGCACCAGTCGCACGCTCAACGAGGTGCGGCTGTACTTCAAGGACAGCCGCCCCGCCTCCACCACCTATCGAGCTCCGTCGGCGTACACCGTCCAGTACTACAACGGCAGTTCATGGGTCGATGCCCCGAGCCAGACGAAGAGTCCGGCCGCGCCGCGCGCCAACTACAACCTGGTGAGGTTCCCGGCCGTCAGCACCCAGCGCATCAGGGTCCTGGCCACCAACGCCTCCGGCGCGAGAACCGGCCTGACCGAGGTCAAGGTGTACAACCGGGGCGGGGTCCAGCCACCGGCCAACCAGGCGACCTCGGCCACCGCGTCGGCGTCGTACACCTCCGCCTGGGAGAGCGTCAACGCGGTCAACGACGGCATCGACCCGCCCTCCTCCAACGACACCGTCAACCCCCGCTGGGGCACCTGGCCGGAGACCGGTCAGCAGTGGGCGGAACTGACCTGGCCCGCGGCGAAGACCCTGAACAGGGCCGACGTGTACTTCTTCGACGACGACCAGGGCATCGACATGCCTGCCTCCTGGAGGCTCCAGTACTGGAACGGCAGCGCGTACGTCGACGTGCCGGGCGCGAGCGGCTATCCGCTGGCGAAGAACCAGTACAACAGCGTCACCTTCACCGCCACGAACACCACCCGGCTGCGGGTGCTGCTCACGAGCAACGGCACGAACTCCGTCGGCCTCCTCGAAGCAAAGGTGTACGGCCCGTGA
- a CDS encoding family 43 glycosylhydrolase produces MTRCRLLLALLVLTTAFLVAPSAPASAAVTFTSTAVNQNGGNCLDLPGSSTTAGTQLRAFTCSSGANQNLSYTPVSGTSDTYTIITQSGQCVDVHGASTADNAAIIQWPCHGGSNQQWRLAPVTVAGADKTFNLVSVGSGKCVTPSGGSSASNTNLVQLPCSTSGGRVWRLPSFTGGGTTPGTFTNPLSQHGPDPWLTYYNGSYYLATTTWNSTVTMRKASTLAGLATATDQVIFNLTRPNGAGTMWAPEFHLLDGPNGKRWYFYYTAGREPYDLGTQRIHVLESAGLDPMGPYTFKADLLDPTQDNTWELDPSILQLNGQLYLLGTFYNGSQPMFIRPLSNPWTASGTRRVLSTPTYSWETVGGAVNEGAEVLQRGGKTFIVYSASHCSTPDYKLGMLTYNGGDPLNSSSWVKSPNPVFQRSNANGVYGPGHNGFFKSPDGTEDWMVYHANSSTSGGCDMNRTTRAQKFTWNADGTPNFGAPVALGVALPAPSGE; encoded by the coding sequence GTGACCAGATGCAGACTCCTCCTGGCGCTGCTCGTGCTGACGACGGCCTTCCTCGTCGCACCGTCGGCGCCCGCGTCCGCCGCCGTCACCTTCACCTCGACGGCCGTCAACCAGAACGGCGGCAACTGCCTGGACCTCCCCGGAAGTTCGACCACGGCCGGGACTCAACTCCGGGCGTTCACCTGCTCGTCGGGAGCCAACCAGAACCTCTCCTACACCCCCGTCTCCGGCACGAGCGACACGTACACGATCATCACCCAGTCCGGTCAGTGCGTGGACGTCCACGGCGCCTCCACCGCGGACAACGCGGCGATCATCCAGTGGCCCTGCCACGGCGGCAGCAACCAGCAGTGGCGGCTCGCCCCCGTGACGGTCGCGGGCGCGGACAAGACCTTCAACCTGGTCTCCGTCGGCTCCGGCAAGTGCGTGACGCCCAGCGGCGGTTCGTCGGCGTCCAACACCAACCTGGTCCAACTGCCGTGCTCCACGAGCGGCGGCAGGGTGTGGCGGCTGCCCTCGTTCACCGGCGGTGGCACCACGCCGGGCACCTTCACCAACCCGCTCTCCCAGCACGGGCCCGACCCCTGGCTGACGTACTACAACGGCTCCTACTACCTCGCCACGACCACCTGGAACTCGACGGTCACCATGCGCAAGGCGAGCACCCTCGCCGGGCTCGCCACGGCCACCGACCAGGTGATCTTCAACCTGACCCGGCCCAACGGGGCGGGCACCATGTGGGCGCCGGAGTTCCACCTGCTCGACGGCCCCAACGGCAAGCGCTGGTACTTCTACTACACGGCCGGGCGGGAGCCGTACGACCTCGGCACCCAGCGGATCCACGTGCTGGAGAGCGCGGGCCTGGACCCGATGGGCCCGTACACCTTCAAGGCCGACCTGCTCGACCCGACCCAGGACAACACCTGGGAACTGGACCCGAGCATCCTGCAACTCAACGGACAGCTCTATCTGTTGGGCACCTTCTACAACGGTTCGCAGCCCATGTTCATCCGGCCGCTGTCGAACCCGTGGACTGCGAGCGGCACCCGGCGGGTGCTGTCCACGCCGACCTACAGCTGGGAGACCGTGGGCGGCGCGGTCAACGAGGGCGCCGAGGTGCTCCAGCGGGGCGGCAAGACCTTCATCGTCTACTCGGCCAGCCACTGCTCCACGCCCGACTACAAGTTGGGCATGCTCACCTACAACGGCGGTGACCCGCTGAACTCCTCGTCCTGGGTGAAGTCACCGAACCCGGTGTTCCAGCGGTCCAACGCCAACGGGGTCTACGGTCCGGGCCACAACGGGTTCTTCAAGTCACCGGACGGCACCGAGGACTGGATGGTGTACCACGCCAACAGCTCCACGAGCGGCGGCTGCGACATGAACCGCACCACCAGGGCGCAGAAGTTCACCTGGAACGCCGACGGCACCCCGAACTTCGGCGCCCCCGTGGCTCTAGGCGTCGCGCTGCCCGCACCCTCGGGCGAGTAG